In Chromatiales bacterium 21-64-14, the sequence AGCTCAGGCCATACGGCGGATCGGTCACGACGCTGTCGATGCTGTTCGCGTCCAGCCCTGCCATCAGTTCGAGGCAGTCGCCGTGAAGCAGGTCGATCATGCAGCACCCTCGAACAGTGCGCGCTCTTTCGCGCGGCGAGTCACGAGACCGGGCAGCGGATGGCCGCCAGCCATGACCCAGAAGTGAAATTGGGCAGCCGCCTCGGCGTACTTGCCCTGATTCAGCAGCCGCAGCAGCGTGGAATCGCGCAGCCGGCCGGCTCCAAGGTTGAAAACGAAGTCGCATAGGGCGTCGAACTGGCCCTGATTGAGTGGCACGGTAACCATGCTCGAAACCTGCTGCGCTGCGGCATCCAGGTCATCAATCAGCATGGCGTCGGCCTGC encodes:
- a CDS encoding muraminidase; its protein translation is QADAMLIDDLDAAAQQVSSMVTVPLNQGQFDALCDFVFNLGAGRLRDSTLLRLLNQGKYAEAAAQFHFWVMAGGHPLPGLVTRRAKERALFEGAA